One Rosa chinensis cultivar Old Blush chromosome 3, RchiOBHm-V2, whole genome shotgun sequence DNA window includes the following coding sequences:
- the LOC112192989 gene encoding probable serine/threonine-protein kinase kinX isoform X2 translates to MATETVASPPVPTTDDEVAKKVSEERKADEEDGVPLTKENGEEILKTDDSLSLETPHKSEAVDHEKIEPPVVEAEEIVDAPVSDFPLVDETKVRNDPIPDILEQVDEAEKNADAAVSDIPLVEESKVESDPIPDIPEQVVDAVKIPEEVESSTESIVREASKEPAIEIIEEGQVEQPKIVDAPQSSYEAIEKPVEPLEVTTDKESVETVLTEIKDSELESLEVQKPELATGEVEEKPGEPSEVTQEVETKLEEVELEKSVQDEKVKDEGPAADKVEPIPFLEEGKTEAENTHSLEVEEAPEQPKVKEEEKTHDEVGAEKSLEDNIVKDEGSKVEASTMLDGQTDKDYESSQVKTPEVVLLNRDGADYSLPDATETVASEDQKNEVTEVDVVEKLQEEAAVEIEKVGGEVLETQETEKEIAVTEYSAEPIKEEEKAGQNGIEVVEKLAEEASVKLETVREGNVETLEIEEKEKSNVITEESTQPIELDEKKELSGLDAVEKLAEEAPVKLGTVGEENVETLEIEEKEKSNVVTEESTQPIELDEKKELSGLDVVEKPAEEAAVEVEKVGEKNVESEDGKSVITEDEKKDLSGADVIEKIADETAVKLEEVGEDNVGKIAETNESEKKDEIIEDSSQPILADQKKESSGVDVVEKLAEDATVEFEKVEEANETKNVQSKDNDSKNVLDEVLTQQDKADVNSYVITPSEVIEKSFEGAGKDVEPAAENEKAEHIKDETPGTVETKKEDNVEEKQDEVTTLVTEPLGESKPSEPEVKGDEPVTLEKTIEDVAKSDRNIEPPAKDGDDTKSSEDLPKEVPAKPSQKQSNTILSKVKQTLVKAKRVITGKSPGLKTPASETKDDIKVK, encoded by the exons ATGGCTACTGAAACTGTTGCATCACCTCCGGTTCCTACTACTGATGATGAGG TTGCAAAGAAGGTGAGTGAAGAGAGAAAggctgatgaagaagatggtgTTCCTTTAACCAAagagaatggagaagaaatACTTAAAACTGATGATTCATTAAGTCTAGAAACACCACATAAATCTGAAGCTGTCGATCATGAGAAGATTGAACCTCCTGTAGTTGAGGCTGAGGAGATTGTTGATGCTCCTGTCTCAGATTTTCCACTTGTAGATGAAACGAAGGTCAGAAATGACCCCATTCCTGATATTCTAGAGCAAGTGGATGAGGCTGAGAAGAATGCTGATGCTGCTGTCTCAGATATTCCACTTGTAGAAGAATCAAAGGTGGAAAGTGACCCCATTCCTGATATTCCAGAGCAAGTGGTTGATGCTGTGAAGATCCCGGAGGAGGTTGAGAGTTCAACTGAGTCTATAGTAAGAGAAGCATCAAAAGAACCAGCTATAGAAATCATAGAGGAAGGGCAAGTAGAACAACCAAAGATAGTTGATGCTCCTCAATCATCATATGAAGCTATTGAGAAACCAGTTGAGCCACTGGAGGTTACTACTGACAAAGAGTCAGTGGAAACAGTCCTAACAGAGATTAAAGATTCAGAACTGGAATCTTTGGAAGTCCAGAAGCCAGAACTTGCTACTGGTGAAGTGGAGGAAAAGCCAGGAGAGCCATCTGAAGTTACTCAAGAAGTTGAGACAAAGCTTGAGGAGGTTGAACTTGAGAAAAGCGTGCAGGATGAAAAGGTGAAAGATGAAGGGCCTGCAGCTGATAAGGTTGAGCCTATCCCATTCTTGGAGGAAGGGAAAACTGAAGCAGAGAACACACATAGTCTAGAAGTGGAGGAAGCACCAGAGCAACCCAAAgttaaagaagaagagaaaacacATGATGAAGTTGGAGCTGAAAAAAGTCTGGAGGATAATATTGTGAAAGATGAAGGGTCTAAGGTTGAAGCTTCCACAATGCTAGACGGGCAAACTGATAAAGACTATGAATCTAGTCAAGTCAAAACTCCAGAAGTGGTTTTGCTTAATAGAGATGGAGCAGATTATTCTCTACCTGACGCCACAGAAACAGTTGCTTCTGAGGACCAAAAGAATGAAGTAACTGAGGTTGATGTGGTTGAGAAGCTACAAGAAGAGGCAGCTGTGGAGATTGAAAAGGTTGGAGGAGAGGTTCTGGAAACTCAAGAGACTGAAAAGGAAATTGCTGTAACTGAATATTCAGCTGAACCAAttaaagaggaagaaaaggcaGGACAAAATGGGATTGAGGTAGTTGAGAAACTAGCAGAAGAGGCATCGGTAAAGTTGGAAACAGTACGAGAAGGAAATGTGGAGACTCTGGAGATTGAAGAGAAGGAAAAGAGTAATGTGATAACTGAGGAATCAACTCAACCAATTGAATTAGACGAAAAGAAAGAACTAAGTGGACTTGATGCAGTTGAGAAGCTCGCAGAAGAGGCACCAGTAAAGTTGGGAACGGTTGGAGAAGAAAATGTGGAGACTCTGGAGATTGAAGAGAAGGAAAAGAGTAATGTGGTAACTGAGGAATCAACTCAACCAATTGAATTAGACGAAAAGAAAGAACTAAGTGGACTTGATGTGGTTGAAAAGCCCGCAGAAGAGGCAGCAGTGGAAGTCGAAAAGGTTGGAGAAAAGAACGTGGAAAGTGAGGATGGAAAGAGTGTGATAACTGAGGATGAAAAGAAAGATTTAAGTGGTGCTGATGTAATTGAGAAGATAGCAGATGAGACAGCGGTGAAGTTGGAAGAGGTTGGAGAAGATAATGTGGGAAAGATTGCTGAAACCAATGAGAGTGAAAAGAAAGATGAGATAATTGAGGATTCAAGTCAACCAATTCTAGCGGATCAAAAGAAAGAATCAAGTGGGGTTGATGTGGTTGAGAAGCTAGCAGAAGATGCAAcagttgaatttgagaaggttGAAGAAGCAAATGAAACAAAGAATGTGCAGTCTAAAGACAATGATAGCAAAAATGTGCTTGACGAGGTTTTAACTCAGCAAGATAAAGCAGATGTCAACAGCTACGTTATTACTCCATCTGAAGTTATAGAAAAATCATTTGAGGGAGCTGGGAAAGATGTTGAACCTGCGGCAGAAAATGAAAAGGcagaacacataaaagatgaGACACCAGGTACAGTTGAAACCAAGAAAGAAGATAATGTAGAAGAGAAGCAGGATGAAGTCACTACATTGGTTACTGAACCACTTGGAGAATCCAAGCCATCTGAGCCAGAAGTGAAAGGTGATGAACCTGTTACATTGGAGAAAACCATTGAGGATGTTGCAAAATCTGATCGAAATATAGAGCCTCCCGCAAAAGATGGTGATGACACAAAGTCCTCTGAAGACCTGCCAAAAGAAGTTCCAGCTAAGCCCTCTCAAAAACAATCAAATACCATTTTATCAAAGGTCAAGCAGACACTTGTGAAGGCAAAGAGAGTTATTACCGGGAAATCTCCAGGCTTGAAAACCCCTGCCTCCGAAACCAAGGATGATATTAAAGTCAAATAG
- the LOC112192989 gene encoding probable serine/threonine-protein kinase kinX isoform X1, which produces MATETVASPPVPTTDDEQVAKKVSEERKADEEDGVPLTKENGEEILKTDDSLSLETPHKSEAVDHEKIEPPVVEAEEIVDAPVSDFPLVDETKVRNDPIPDILEQVDEAEKNADAAVSDIPLVEESKVESDPIPDIPEQVVDAVKIPEEVESSTESIVREASKEPAIEIIEEGQVEQPKIVDAPQSSYEAIEKPVEPLEVTTDKESVETVLTEIKDSELESLEVQKPELATGEVEEKPGEPSEVTQEVETKLEEVELEKSVQDEKVKDEGPAADKVEPIPFLEEGKTEAENTHSLEVEEAPEQPKVKEEEKTHDEVGAEKSLEDNIVKDEGSKVEASTMLDGQTDKDYESSQVKTPEVVLLNRDGADYSLPDATETVASEDQKNEVTEVDVVEKLQEEAAVEIEKVGGEVLETQETEKEIAVTEYSAEPIKEEEKAGQNGIEVVEKLAEEASVKLETVREGNVETLEIEEKEKSNVITEESTQPIELDEKKELSGLDAVEKLAEEAPVKLGTVGEENVETLEIEEKEKSNVVTEESTQPIELDEKKELSGLDVVEKPAEEAAVEVEKVGEKNVESEDGKSVITEDEKKDLSGADVIEKIADETAVKLEEVGEDNVGKIAETNESEKKDEIIEDSSQPILADQKKESSGVDVVEKLAEDATVEFEKVEEANETKNVQSKDNDSKNVLDEVLTQQDKADVNSYVITPSEVIEKSFEGAGKDVEPAAENEKAEHIKDETPGTVETKKEDNVEEKQDEVTTLVTEPLGESKPSEPEVKGDEPVTLEKTIEDVAKSDRNIEPPAKDGDDTKSSEDLPKEVPAKPSQKQSNTILSKVKQTLVKAKRVITGKSPGLKTPASETKDDIKVK; this is translated from the exons ATGGCTACTGAAACTGTTGCATCACCTCCGGTTCCTACTACTGATGATGAG CAAGTTGCAAAGAAGGTGAGTGAAGAGAGAAAggctgatgaagaagatggtgTTCCTTTAACCAAagagaatggagaagaaatACTTAAAACTGATGATTCATTAAGTCTAGAAACACCACATAAATCTGAAGCTGTCGATCATGAGAAGATTGAACCTCCTGTAGTTGAGGCTGAGGAGATTGTTGATGCTCCTGTCTCAGATTTTCCACTTGTAGATGAAACGAAGGTCAGAAATGACCCCATTCCTGATATTCTAGAGCAAGTGGATGAGGCTGAGAAGAATGCTGATGCTGCTGTCTCAGATATTCCACTTGTAGAAGAATCAAAGGTGGAAAGTGACCCCATTCCTGATATTCCAGAGCAAGTGGTTGATGCTGTGAAGATCCCGGAGGAGGTTGAGAGTTCAACTGAGTCTATAGTAAGAGAAGCATCAAAAGAACCAGCTATAGAAATCATAGAGGAAGGGCAAGTAGAACAACCAAAGATAGTTGATGCTCCTCAATCATCATATGAAGCTATTGAGAAACCAGTTGAGCCACTGGAGGTTACTACTGACAAAGAGTCAGTGGAAACAGTCCTAACAGAGATTAAAGATTCAGAACTGGAATCTTTGGAAGTCCAGAAGCCAGAACTTGCTACTGGTGAAGTGGAGGAAAAGCCAGGAGAGCCATCTGAAGTTACTCAAGAAGTTGAGACAAAGCTTGAGGAGGTTGAACTTGAGAAAAGCGTGCAGGATGAAAAGGTGAAAGATGAAGGGCCTGCAGCTGATAAGGTTGAGCCTATCCCATTCTTGGAGGAAGGGAAAACTGAAGCAGAGAACACACATAGTCTAGAAGTGGAGGAAGCACCAGAGCAACCCAAAgttaaagaagaagagaaaacacATGATGAAGTTGGAGCTGAAAAAAGTCTGGAGGATAATATTGTGAAAGATGAAGGGTCTAAGGTTGAAGCTTCCACAATGCTAGACGGGCAAACTGATAAAGACTATGAATCTAGTCAAGTCAAAACTCCAGAAGTGGTTTTGCTTAATAGAGATGGAGCAGATTATTCTCTACCTGACGCCACAGAAACAGTTGCTTCTGAGGACCAAAAGAATGAAGTAACTGAGGTTGATGTGGTTGAGAAGCTACAAGAAGAGGCAGCTGTGGAGATTGAAAAGGTTGGAGGAGAGGTTCTGGAAACTCAAGAGACTGAAAAGGAAATTGCTGTAACTGAATATTCAGCTGAACCAAttaaagaggaagaaaaggcaGGACAAAATGGGATTGAGGTAGTTGAGAAACTAGCAGAAGAGGCATCGGTAAAGTTGGAAACAGTACGAGAAGGAAATGTGGAGACTCTGGAGATTGAAGAGAAGGAAAAGAGTAATGTGATAACTGAGGAATCAACTCAACCAATTGAATTAGACGAAAAGAAAGAACTAAGTGGACTTGATGCAGTTGAGAAGCTCGCAGAAGAGGCACCAGTAAAGTTGGGAACGGTTGGAGAAGAAAATGTGGAGACTCTGGAGATTGAAGAGAAGGAAAAGAGTAATGTGGTAACTGAGGAATCAACTCAACCAATTGAATTAGACGAAAAGAAAGAACTAAGTGGACTTGATGTGGTTGAAAAGCCCGCAGAAGAGGCAGCAGTGGAAGTCGAAAAGGTTGGAGAAAAGAACGTGGAAAGTGAGGATGGAAAGAGTGTGATAACTGAGGATGAAAAGAAAGATTTAAGTGGTGCTGATGTAATTGAGAAGATAGCAGATGAGACAGCGGTGAAGTTGGAAGAGGTTGGAGAAGATAATGTGGGAAAGATTGCTGAAACCAATGAGAGTGAAAAGAAAGATGAGATAATTGAGGATTCAAGTCAACCAATTCTAGCGGATCAAAAGAAAGAATCAAGTGGGGTTGATGTGGTTGAGAAGCTAGCAGAAGATGCAAcagttgaatttgagaaggttGAAGAAGCAAATGAAACAAAGAATGTGCAGTCTAAAGACAATGATAGCAAAAATGTGCTTGACGAGGTTTTAACTCAGCAAGATAAAGCAGATGTCAACAGCTACGTTATTACTCCATCTGAAGTTATAGAAAAATCATTTGAGGGAGCTGGGAAAGATGTTGAACCTGCGGCAGAAAATGAAAAGGcagaacacataaaagatgaGACACCAGGTACAGTTGAAACCAAGAAAGAAGATAATGTAGAAGAGAAGCAGGATGAAGTCACTACATTGGTTACTGAACCACTTGGAGAATCCAAGCCATCTGAGCCAGAAGTGAAAGGTGATGAACCTGTTACATTGGAGAAAACCATTGAGGATGTTGCAAAATCTGATCGAAATATAGAGCCTCCCGCAAAAGATGGTGATGACACAAAGTCCTCTGAAGACCTGCCAAAAGAAGTTCCAGCTAAGCCCTCTCAAAAACAATCAAATACCATTTTATCAAAGGTCAAGCAGACACTTGTGAAGGCAAAGAGAGTTATTACCGGGAAATCTCCAGGCTTGAAAACCCCTGCCTCCGAAACCAAGGATGATATTAAAGTCAAATAG